The following proteins come from a genomic window of Rhodoligotrophos sp. CJ14:
- a CDS encoding VOC family protein → MVASVKPFLMFAGSAEAAMELYTGLFPNSAIIRIERWGPGELGKEGTIKSGLISVSGLEVMCFDSPVNHGFTFTPAFSLFVECSSAEELDRIGAQLAEQGNILMPIDNYGFSRRFTWVNDRYGVSWQLNLA, encoded by the coding sequence ATGGTTGCCAGCGTCAAACCATTCCTCATGTTCGCGGGGAGTGCCGAAGCCGCGATGGAGCTCTATACCGGGCTCTTCCCGAACTCGGCCATCATTCGGATCGAACGGTGGGGGCCGGGTGAGCTGGGGAAGGAAGGAACCATAAAAAGCGGCCTGATCTCCGTCTCGGGCCTCGAGGTCATGTGTTTCGACAGCCCGGTTAACCACGGGTTCACTTTCACGCCGGCCTTCTCACTCTTTGTCGAATGTTCCTCGGCGGAGGAGCTCGACCGGATCGGCGCTCAGCTGGCGGAACAGGGCAATATCCTAATGCCGATCGACAATTATGGCTTCAGCCGTCGCTTCACCTGGGTCAATGATCGCTATGGCGTCTCCTGGCAACTGAACCTCGCCTAA
- a CDS encoding sulfite exporter TauE/SafE family protein, producing MTITSMLASFSAEQAAACFAIVFFTAIMRGYTGFGFALISIPLLTMVIDPVVAVPTVLMLEVLGSLQLLPKLWRSAHLGSVGWLLIGAAVATPVGVYGLATLPADLMRLIIAIVVLLTTLGLATGFRLEGRPGVPAVLATGVVSGLLNGGAAMSGPPVILFYLGTGAAAQVGRASSMLYFFLSDSIAVGLAALSGLVQGPILSLTALMVPALVLGQVIGARLFASSLNAHYRAVAIIVLLAVSSAALIQSAHSVWAIP from the coding sequence ATGACAATCACCTCAATGCTGGCGTCCTTCAGCGCGGAGCAGGCGGCGGCATGCTTTGCCATCGTGTTCTTCACCGCAATCATGCGCGGCTATACGGGTTTCGGCTTTGCGCTGATCTCGATTCCGCTGCTGACGATGGTCATCGATCCGGTCGTGGCGGTGCCCACGGTTTTGATGCTGGAAGTGCTGGGCAGCCTGCAGCTCCTGCCCAAGTTGTGGCGCTCCGCCCATCTGGGGTCGGTCGGCTGGCTGTTGATAGGGGCGGCGGTGGCGACCCCGGTCGGGGTCTATGGGCTTGCAACCCTGCCTGCGGATCTGATGCGGCTCATCATCGCCATTGTGGTTCTGCTGACCACGCTCGGGCTGGCGACAGGGTTCAGGCTGGAGGGCAGACCCGGGGTTCCCGCGGTGCTTGCAACTGGCGTGGTATCGGGGCTGCTCAATGGCGGCGCGGCGATGAGCGGCCCGCCGGTCATTCTGTTCTACCTGGGCACGGGGGCTGCCGCTCAGGTAGGGCGGGCGTCGTCCATGCTCTATTTCTTCCTGTCGGATTCGATTGCGGTGGGGTTAGCCGCCCTGTCCGGCCTGGTGCAGGGGCCCATCCTCTCACTGACAGCCTTGATGGTGCCGGCGCTGGTCCTCGGGCAGGTGATCGGCGCGCGCCTGTTTGCGTCTTCGCTGAATGCGCATTATCGGGCGGTTGCGATCATCGTGTTGTTGGCGGTGAGTTCGGCCGCTCTCATTCAATCCGCGCATTCGGTCTGGGCCATTCCTTAG
- a CDS encoding DMT family transporter, which translates to MSAIEGSSTCHDEPTLGLGASYLMAGIFIFSFQDIAIKQLSGDFPVHQIVFIRSLGALPLILLLVYGLQGFDGFKTKRGWLELLRAVLMFGSYTSYYMALALLPLADAVALFFTGPIFMTILSRPVLGERVSLQQWAAVLVGFAGVLLVAGAGAGMLSAGALLALGSAFAYGSSQIITRQLGSTDSSATMTLCATLFYLVASGVLGFWLGEGQLLGAAPSSLVSMTSPWSWPSAYEFWVMLGLGAISTAGFYLLSRAYVVAPPRAIAPIEYTALIWGILWGYVFFSETPNLVKVAGMALIVGAGVFILMRHARPSPAPRVRT; encoded by the coding sequence ATGAGCGCGATTGAAGGATCAAGCACATGCCACGACGAGCCCACGCTGGGGCTCGGTGCCTCCTATCTCATGGCCGGCATCTTCATCTTTTCCTTTCAGGATATCGCCATCAAGCAGCTCAGCGGCGATTTTCCGGTCCACCAGATCGTCTTCATCCGTAGTCTAGGCGCCTTGCCGCTGATCCTGCTCCTGGTTTACGGGCTGCAGGGCTTTGACGGCTTCAAGACAAAGCGCGGATGGCTGGAGCTCTTGCGGGCAGTACTGATGTTCGGCTCCTATACAAGCTATTACATGGCCTTGGCCCTGCTGCCATTGGCGGATGCGGTGGCGCTGTTCTTCACCGGGCCGATCTTCATGACCATCCTGTCACGGCCCGTGCTGGGAGAGAGGGTGAGCCTGCAGCAATGGGCAGCCGTGCTCGTGGGCTTTGCCGGCGTGCTGCTGGTGGCGGGCGCAGGAGCGGGGATGTTGAGCGCGGGGGCGCTGTTGGCGCTGGGGTCCGCGTTCGCCTATGGCTCGAGCCAGATCATCACGCGGCAGCTGGGCAGCACGGATTCCTCCGCCACGATGACGCTCTGTGCCACTCTCTTCTACCTCGTGGCGAGCGGGGTGTTGGGATTTTGGCTCGGGGAAGGTCAGTTGCTCGGAGCGGCGCCAAGCAGCCTTGTCTCGATGACAAGCCCCTGGAGCTGGCCGTCTGCTTACGAATTCTGGGTGATGCTCGGGCTGGGTGCCATTTCGACAGCCGGGTTTTACCTGTTGTCGCGCGCCTATGTGGTGGCACCGCCAAGAGCCATTGCACCCATCGAGTACACGGCGCTCATCTGGGGCATTCTGTGGGGCTATGTCTTCTTCAGCGAGACGCCGAACCTGGTCAAGGTTGCGGGCATGGCTCTCATCGTCGGCGCGGGCGTGTTCATCCTGATGCGGCACGCGCGGCCCAGTCCTGCGCCTCGGGTGAGGACTTGA
- a CDS encoding DUF808 domain-containing protein: MSIGLLGLLDDVAGIAKVAAASIDDVAGMAAKAGLKATGAVIDDAAVTPSYVRGFTAERELPIVARIAKGSLKNKLIFLLPAALFLSFVLPWLIMPLLMIGGAYLCYEGAEKVYHALFPHHAAEHETQLGSVAINPKSLEDEKVASAIKTDFILSAEIMTIALAEIPPGNFALQAAVLVLVAFGITVGVYGVVALIVKADDFGVRLASNTNEGLAPGVLRSLGRGLVKAMPGFMTLLGIVGTAAMIWVGGGIIVHGLEEFGFSTLGHMIHDAAHAAASFLPPLGPVLNWATESAAYGIVGLVIGTLLIPIASYLISPVWQGLKSLGRQAA; the protein is encoded by the coding sequence TTGAGTATCGGACTGCTTGGGCTTCTGGACGACGTCGCTGGCATCGCCAAGGTTGCTGCCGCCTCCATCGATGATGTGGCGGGCATGGCTGCCAAAGCAGGCCTCAAGGCGACTGGCGCCGTGATTGACGATGCCGCCGTTACGCCCAGCTATGTCCGGGGCTTCACGGCTGAGCGCGAATTGCCCATCGTCGCGCGGATCGCTAAGGGCTCGCTCAAGAACAAGCTCATCTTTCTCCTGCCCGCCGCGCTGTTTCTGAGCTTCGTTCTGCCGTGGCTCATCATGCCTCTCCTCATGATCGGCGGCGCCTATCTCTGCTACGAAGGAGCTGAGAAAGTCTATCACGCCCTGTTCCCCCACCACGCCGCCGAGCACGAAACACAGCTCGGCTCGGTTGCGATCAATCCGAAATCCCTTGAGGACGAGAAGGTGGCGAGCGCCATCAAGACCGATTTCATTCTATCGGCGGAAATCATGACCATCGCGCTCGCGGAGATCCCTCCAGGCAACTTCGCCCTGCAAGCCGCCGTGCTGGTCCTGGTCGCCTTTGGCATCACCGTGGGAGTCTATGGAGTGGTCGCCCTCATCGTGAAGGCGGATGACTTTGGCGTGCGCCTGGCCTCCAACACGAATGAAGGACTAGCTCCGGGCGTCTTACGATCCCTTGGCAGGGGACTGGTCAAGGCCATGCCGGGCTTCATGACGCTGCTTGGCATCGTGGGCACGGCGGCCATGATCTGGGTCGGCGGTGGTATCATCGTTCATGGTCTTGAGGAATTCGGCTTTAGTACGCTCGGCCACATGATCCATGACGCCGCGCATGCTGCGGCATCCTTCTTGCCTCCCCTAGGGCCGGTGCTGAACTGGGCGACCGAATCCGCCGCCTATGGCATTGTCGGTCTCGTGATCGGCACGCTCCTCATCCCCATTGCCTCCTATCTCATCTCACCGGTTTGGCAGGGATTGAAGAGCCTGGGGCGCCAGGCGGCATAG
- a CDS encoding DUF3072 domain-containing protein, with product MSRQNPKTEQNSNTEKDPDDWVSGEEPMTGAQASYLKTLSEQAHEPKAYEDGLTKAEASKRIDALKSKLGL from the coding sequence ATGTCGAGGCAAAATCCAAAGACGGAACAAAATTCGAACACCGAGAAGGATCCAGACGATTGGGTCAGCGGCGAAGAGCCGATGACCGGAGCGCAGGCATCCTATTTGAAGACCCTTTCCGAGCAGGCTCATGAACCGAAAGCCTACGAGGATGGGCTCACCAAGGCAGAAGCCTCCAAACGCATCGACGCGCTCAAGTCCAAGTTAGGGCTATAG
- a CDS encoding PAS domain S-box protein — translation MVVKRIEELDDARRLQLLIEGVIDYAIYTISIDGLVVSWNTGARRLKGYEPAEIIGKPYATFFTPEDRARGVPERALQTARREGRFEAEGWRVRKDGTRFWALGVIDAVRDESGELIGFAKITRDMTEREEAQRALREAQEQLAASQKMEAIGQLTGGIAHDFNNLLMIVLGNLETAQRHARSTPPVNPNLERSIANAVRGAQRAAALTSRLLAFSRRQPLNPKPLDVNRFLTGVADFLQRSLGETIQVEMVGSAGLWRIEADPNHLETALVNLAINARDAMPGGGKVTIEAANIFADEHYCMRNPEVAPGQYVVICVSDTGVGMSPEVMSRAFEPFFTTKEIGHGTGLGLSQVYGFVKQSAGNVKIYSEVGHGTTVKIYLPRYASTSDVEEQPVSEVLGQGEQGEVILVVEDDSDLRDYLCEVLRELGYQVLTAIDGVTALPILEETSRRIDLLLTDVVMPGINGRQLAARAQELRPELPVLYMTGYSRNAVVHHGRLDPGVELLQKPVTQSELAARVRDLLDKKTGEA, via the coding sequence ATGGTCGTTAAGCGCATTGAAGAACTCGACGATGCCCGCCGGCTGCAACTGCTCATCGAAGGCGTCATTGATTACGCCATCTACACAATCAGCATCGACGGTCTCGTGGTCAGCTGGAACACCGGTGCGCGCCGGTTGAAGGGCTATGAGCCGGCCGAGATCATCGGCAAGCCCTATGCGACCTTCTTCACGCCCGAGGATCGCGCGCGGGGCGTTCCGGAACGGGCTCTGCAGACCGCCCGCCGAGAGGGCCGGTTCGAAGCCGAGGGCTGGCGTGTGCGCAAGGACGGCACTCGGTTTTGGGCGCTCGGCGTGATCGATGCCGTGCGTGACGAAAGTGGAGAGCTCATCGGCTTTGCCAAGATCACGCGAGACATGACCGAGCGCGAGGAGGCGCAGCGGGCGCTGCGAGAAGCGCAGGAACAACTCGCCGCTTCACAGAAAATGGAGGCGATCGGCCAGCTCACGGGTGGCATCGCTCATGATTTCAACAACCTGTTGATGATCGTGCTGGGTAACCTTGAAACCGCTCAGCGCCATGCGAGAAGCACGCCCCCGGTCAATCCCAATCTCGAGCGTTCGATTGCCAATGCGGTGCGCGGCGCGCAGAGGGCAGCGGCATTGACCAGCCGCTTGCTTGCGTTCTCCCGAAGGCAGCCGCTCAATCCCAAGCCGCTTGACGTGAACCGGTTTTTGACGGGTGTTGCGGATTTCCTGCAGCGTTCTCTGGGCGAGACCATTCAGGTGGAAATGGTGGGCTCAGCGGGCCTGTGGCGTATCGAGGCCGATCCCAATCATCTCGAGACTGCCCTGGTCAACCTGGCGATCAATGCGCGAGATGCCATGCCCGGTGGAGGCAAGGTGACCATCGAGGCAGCCAATATCTTTGCGGATGAGCATTATTGCATGCGCAACCCGGAGGTCGCCCCGGGGCAATATGTGGTGATCTGCGTCAGCGATACGGGCGTCGGCATGTCGCCCGAGGTCATGAGTCGCGCCTTCGAGCCCTTCTTCACAACCAAGGAGATCGGCCACGGCACCGGCCTTGGTTTGAGCCAGGTCTATGGGTTCGTCAAGCAATCGGCCGGCAATGTCAAAATCTACAGCGAGGTCGGCCACGGCACGACCGTCAAGATTTACCTGCCGCGTTATGCAAGCACATCAGATGTGGAGGAGCAGCCAGTCTCTGAAGTGCTCGGGCAGGGTGAGCAGGGCGAAGTGATCCTAGTGGTCGAGGACGACAGTGATCTTAGGGATTATCTTTGCGAAGTGCTTCGCGAGCTTGGCTATCAAGTGCTGACGGCTATTGATGGGGTAACGGCGCTGCCGATTCTTGAGGAAACCTCTCGCCGCATCGATCTGTTGCTCACGGATGTGGTGATGCCCGGCATCAATGGCCGACAACTGGCGGCGCGCGCCCAGGAGCTACGGCCAGAGTTGCCGGTGCTCTACATGACCGGCTATTCCCGCAATGCGGTGGTGCATCACGGAAGGCTCGATCCGGGGGTGGAGCTGCTGCAGAAGCCGGTCACGCAATCGGAGCTGGCGGCCAGGGTTCGCGATCTGCTCGACAAGAAGACGGGAGAGGCCTGA
- a CDS encoding DUF3606 domain-containing protein encodes MADDPSKRGAQDRSRLSGDQEHEVRYFAEQHGLSMEEARAVMDKVGNDRSKLDSAIEEITARQGP; translated from the coding sequence ATGGCTGACGATCCCTCAAAACGCGGCGCCCAGGACCGCAGCCGGTTGTCTGGCGATCAGGAGCACGAGGTGAGGTATTTTGCCGAGCAGCACGGCTTGTCGATGGAAGAGGCGCGTGCCGTAATGGACAAGGTCGGCAATGACCGCTCGAAGCTTGACAGTGCCATCGAGGAAATCACCGCACGCCAGGGGCCGTGA
- a CDS encoding MFS transporter, translating into MDQSYRWVIVGLGALMGCVAVGAMFSLAVFLDPIAADTRWSRAGISSAMTLNFLVMGAGSFGWGMASDRFGTRIVVLAGAVLLGLALVLASNAQSLVEFQLTYGILVGLSASAFFAPMISAVTAWFETNRSLAVSLVSAGMGVAPMTISPLARWLISTYEWRPAMFIIGIVAWALLVPAAMLVRRAPTPSSGGKSGVGEHPQLSVGAALRSPQFLVLGFTFFACCAAHSGPIFHMVSYAIVCGVGPMAAVSIYSVEGLAGLGGRLLLGVTADRLGVKPVLIAGLLVQALAIGGYLFVRQLAEFYMLAIIFGTAYGGVMPLYAVLAREYFGQEMMGTVFGAATMLSSIGMAFGPLAGGLVFDAFGNYAWLFIGSFAVALGAVALALVFPPLARVRLQPT; encoded by the coding sequence ATGGACCAGTCATATCGTTGGGTCATTGTGGGCCTCGGCGCGCTCATGGGCTGTGTGGCTGTCGGCGCGATGTTCTCGCTGGCCGTATTCCTTGACCCGATTGCCGCCGATACGCGCTGGTCGCGCGCCGGAATCTCGAGCGCCATGACCCTCAATTTCCTGGTCATGGGCGCCGGCTCATTCGGATGGGGCATGGCGAGTGACCGCTTCGGAACGCGGATCGTGGTGCTGGCGGGGGCCGTTCTGCTCGGATTGGCGCTGGTTCTGGCGAGCAATGCGCAGAGCCTCGTTGAATTTCAGCTCACTTATGGCATTCTCGTCGGGCTTTCCGCGAGCGCATTCTTCGCGCCTATGATCTCCGCCGTGACCGCCTGGTTCGAGACAAACCGCAGCCTGGCGGTCTCGCTTGTCTCGGCGGGAATGGGCGTGGCGCCCATGACGATCTCGCCGCTCGCTCGCTGGCTGATCTCGACCTATGAATGGCGACCAGCGATGTTCATCATCGGCATTGTCGCCTGGGCCTTGCTCGTCCCTGCCGCAATGCTCGTGCGCCGGGCGCCAACGCCGTCATCGGGCGGTAAGAGCGGGGTGGGCGAACATCCTCAGCTTTCAGTGGGTGCCGCGCTGCGCTCGCCGCAATTTCTGGTTCTCGGCTTCACCTTCTTCGCCTGTTGTGCGGCGCATTCCGGGCCGATTTTCCACATGGTCAGCTATGCAATCGTTTGTGGAGTGGGACCGATGGCAGCCGTCAGCATCTATAGTGTCGAGGGGCTCGCGGGCCTGGGCGGCCGTCTCCTCCTCGGGGTCACGGCCGACAGGCTTGGGGTCAAGCCGGTGCTCATTGCGGGCCTGCTGGTGCAGGCGCTGGCGATCGGAGGGTATCTCTTCGTCCGTCAGCTTGCTGAATTTTATATGCTCGCGATCATCTTCGGTACCGCCTATGGCGGTGTGATGCCCCTTTATGCGGTGCTCGCCCGGGAATATTTCGGCCAGGAGATGATGGGCACCGTGTTCGGGGCGGCAACGATGCTGTCAAGCATAGGCATGGCGTTTGGCCCGCTGGCGGGCGGCCTGGTATTCGATGCCTTCGGCAATTACGCTTGGCTGTTCATCGGCTCATTTGCCGTGGCGCTGGGGGCCGTCGCACTGGCCCTCGTCTTTCCGCCGCTTGCGCGCGTGCGGCTTCAGCCGACTTAA